The following coding sequences are from one Verrucomicrobiales bacterium window:
- a CDS encoding sigma-70 family RNA polymerase sigma factor yields the protein MKSDLDSNRSDEDVELLRRVALGDKVAFAELYDRLSGVLYSTVMRILNDSRESEDVLQEVFLQIWDKAGTYDSQLGRPFNWALTLTRNRAIDRLRSMRRRYEFVAETTETALSAPTYAPDAGREVYQRERSLLVRKALEELPLEQRQAIEMAFLGGQTQNEISEQLGQPLGTIKARIRRGMLKLRETLGDWL from the coding sequence TTGAAATCAGATCTGGATTCGAATCGATCGGATGAGGATGTGGAGCTGCTGCGCCGAGTCGCTTTAGGGGACAAGGTTGCTTTCGCAGAGCTCTACGACCGTCTGTCTGGCGTCCTGTATTCAACGGTGATGCGAATTTTGAATGACAGCCGGGAATCCGAAGATGTGCTTCAGGAGGTTTTCCTCCAGATTTGGGACAAAGCTGGGACCTATGACAGCCAGTTAGGACGGCCTTTCAATTGGGCGCTGACGCTGACTCGCAATCGAGCCATTGACCGCCTGCGAAGCATGAGGCGTCGGTATGAGTTCGTCGCGGAGACAACTGAAACCGCGCTGTCGGCTCCCACCTATGCTCCGGATGCCGGACGTGAGGTTTACCAGCGCGAACGATCCTTGCTCGTCCGCAAAGCCCTCGAGGAGCTACCACTGGAGCAGCGTCAAGCCATCGAGATGGCCTTCCTGGGTGGCCAGACACAGAATGAAATATCCGAGCAGCTGGGTCAGCCGCTGGGAACCATTAAAGCCCGCATTCGGCGAGGAATGCTCAAGTTGAGGGAGACGCTTGGAGATTGGTTATGA
- a CDS encoding ATP-dependent Clp protease ATP-binding subunit, whose product MNNFTPRAQQVLALARKEADRFNHNFVGTEHLLLGLIKLGQGVAVNVLQKLGLDLETVRMEVEKQVGTGTDQKMIGNIPYTPRVKKVLALAAKEAKQLNHTYVGTEHILLGLLREGDGVAARVLKNLDVDIEQTRQEILKELDPNFAAQEEAPGGADPAPEKGGTEKKSDVKTPALKAFGRDLTEIARKAEMDPVIGRKNEIERVIQILCRRTKNNPVLLGEAGVGKTAIVEGLAQEIAKGNVPEILREKRVVTLDLALMVAGTKYRGQFEERIKAVMDEIRRAKNIILFIDELHTIVGAGSAEGTMDASNIIKPALSRGEMQCIGATTLNEYRKYIEKDAALERRFQSVKVEAPSIEEAVQILKGLRPKYEEHHKAEITDAAVEAAVSYSDRYITDRYLPDKAIDLMDEAGSRARIGAMTRPPELKDIEGEIEEIKVRKEKAIKDQDFEAAASMRDKEKQAKEKQESVLAAWRASREEKRVKVDEEDILQVVSKWTGVPLKRMEQGEAQRLLDMEKEMERVVIGQREGVSAICRALRRSRADLKDPRRPIGTFALLGPTGVGKTLLAKSLAESMFGDSKALIQLDMSEYMERHNASRMVGSPPGYVGYEEGGQLTEQVRRRPYSVVLFDEIEKAHPDVMNMLLQILEEGKLTDNIGRVVNFRNTVILLTSNVGAETIKKSSMGFAPTSDEANYEKMREKILDEAKKAFRPEFLNRLDDVIVFRQLTKPDLIQILDLEVVKVVDRLKAKNLKLVLDEKAKDFLVEKGFDPTYGARPMRRAVERYLEDPMAEEILKGTIQGAEPIRVTVENDKLKFEQSAPASGALSS is encoded by the coding sequence ATGAACAACTTCACTCCTCGCGCCCAGCAGGTGCTCGCCTTGGCGCGCAAGGAGGCGGACCGATTCAACCACAACTTTGTAGGGACTGAGCATCTTCTTCTGGGCCTGATCAAGCTGGGCCAGGGCGTTGCGGTGAACGTTCTGCAGAAGCTAGGCTTGGATCTCGAGACGGTTCGGATGGAGGTTGAGAAGCAAGTGGGCACCGGCACCGATCAGAAGATGATCGGAAATATCCCGTACACCCCGCGGGTCAAGAAGGTCCTGGCCCTTGCGGCCAAGGAAGCCAAGCAGCTGAACCATACCTACGTCGGAACCGAACATATCTTGCTCGGCCTCCTGCGCGAGGGCGATGGTGTTGCGGCCCGAGTGCTCAAGAATCTGGATGTGGATATCGAGCAGACACGCCAGGAAATCCTCAAGGAGCTGGACCCCAATTTTGCTGCCCAGGAAGAGGCTCCCGGCGGAGCTGATCCTGCCCCCGAGAAAGGTGGCACCGAGAAGAAGAGCGACGTGAAGACGCCCGCTTTGAAGGCGTTCGGCCGTGACCTTACGGAGATTGCGCGCAAGGCCGAGATGGATCCGGTCATCGGGCGCAAGAACGAGATTGAGCGCGTCATTCAGATCCTGTGCCGACGCACCAAGAACAACCCGGTCCTCCTTGGTGAGGCTGGGGTTGGCAAGACTGCCATTGTGGAAGGTTTGGCGCAGGAGATCGCCAAAGGGAACGTGCCTGAGATCCTGCGCGAGAAGCGCGTTGTGACCCTGGATTTGGCGCTCATGGTGGCGGGGACGAAATATCGCGGACAATTCGAGGAGCGAATCAAGGCCGTGATGGATGAGATCCGACGCGCCAAGAACATCATTCTCTTCATCGATGAGCTTCATACCATCGTTGGGGCTGGATCCGCCGAAGGCACCATGGATGCCTCGAACATCATCAAGCCGGCGCTGAGCCGCGGAGAGATGCAGTGCATCGGTGCGACTACCCTCAACGAGTATCGCAAATACATCGAGAAGGATGCCGCTCTGGAACGTCGTTTCCAAAGTGTCAAGGTGGAGGCTCCGTCGATCGAGGAAGCCGTGCAGATCCTTAAAGGTCTGCGGCCGAAGTACGAGGAGCATCACAAGGCGGAGATCACGGATGCCGCCGTTGAGGCAGCCGTGAGCTATTCCGATCGCTACATCACCGACCGTTATCTGCCGGACAAAGCCATTGATTTGATGGACGAAGCGGGCTCACGGGCGCGGATTGGCGCCATGACGCGGCCTCCGGAGCTTAAAGACATCGAAGGCGAGATCGAAGAGATCAAGGTTCGCAAGGAAAAGGCGATCAAGGATCAAGACTTCGAAGCTGCCGCCTCCATGCGGGATAAGGAAAAGCAGGCGAAGGAGAAACAGGAGTCTGTTCTTGCCGCCTGGAGAGCCAGCCGCGAGGAGAAGCGGGTCAAGGTCGACGAGGAGGATATCCTCCAAGTTGTTTCCAAATGGACGGGTGTTCCCCTGAAGCGGATGGAGCAGGGCGAGGCCCAGCGTCTCCTGGATATGGAGAAGGAGATGGAGCGGGTGGTGATAGGTCAACGCGAGGGCGTGTCCGCCATCTGCCGCGCGTTGCGACGCTCCCGGGCCGACTTGAAGGACCCGCGGCGTCCGATCGGTACCTTCGCCTTGCTGGGACCGACGGGTGTCGGCAAGACCCTGCTGGCCAAATCGTTGGCGGAGTCGATGTTTGGCGATAGCAAAGCTTTGATCCAGCTGGACATGTCGGAGTACATGGAGCGGCACAACGCATCGCGCATGGTGGGCTCACCGCCGGGATATGTCGGCTACGAAGAAGGTGGCCAGCTCACGGAGCAAGTGCGGCGACGGCCGTATTCGGTGGTGCTTTTCGACGAAATCGAGAAGGCGCATCCGGATGTCATGAACATGCTGCTGCAGATCCTGGAAGAAGGCAAACTCACCGACAATATCGGTCGAGTCGTCAACTTCCGGAACACCGTCATCCTGCTCACTTCCAATGTGGGTGCGGAGACCATTAAGAAGAGCAGCATGGGTTTTGCTCCGACGAGCGACGAAGCGAATTACGAGAAGATGCGGGAGAAGATTCTGGACGAGGCCAAGAAGGCGTTTCGCCCGGAGTTCCTGAACCGTCTCGACGACGTCATTGTCTTCCGCCAGCTGACCAAGCCGGATCTTATCCAGATCTTGGATCTGGAAGTGGTGAAGGTGGTGGACCGGTTGAAAGCGAAGAACTTGAAGCTCGTTCTGGATGAGAAAGCCAAAGACTTCCTGGTCGAGAAGGGATTTGATCCCACCTATGGTGCCCGTCCGATGCGGCGCGCGGTAGAGCGTTACCTGGAAGACCCCATGGCCGAGGAGATCCTGAAAGGGACGATCCAGGGTGCTGAACCGATCAGGGTCACCGTGGAGAATGACAAGCTGAAGTTTGAACAGAGCGCCCCGGCTTCGGGAGCCCTCTCCAGCTGA
- a CDS encoding protein arginine kinase: MNLHEFLIAPDQAARQHGPHSRIVMSSRVRLARNLKAFAFPGWAKKAERVRALETIRPAVEGLPQMADVFAQSMDNLSQMDKQILVERHLISREHAAKSAGSGVVLNREETLCVMINEEDHLRMQALRPGLQLKQAWMAIDQVDSKLERKLEYAFSPQLGYLTACPTNLGTGIRVSAMLHLPGLVLAEQINQIIQAVNKLGLAVRGLYGEGTEALGNVFQVSNQRTLGETEAEIVERLNKVLAQIIEHEENARAGLLEKKPKVVFNHIGRAYGILANAHSISSKETMNLLSLMRLGVDLNMFPDLDRALVDELFVITQPAHLQKQFSEKLGADERDLLRSDMLRDRLRNVRRPVPSPLVPATPPVAEKPPGGE; the protein is encoded by the coding sequence TTTGAAGGCCTTTGCCTTTCCAGGCTGGGCGAAGAAGGCTGAGCGAGTGCGCGCCTTAGAGACCATTCGTCCCGCGGTGGAAGGTCTGCCACAAATGGCGGACGTTTTCGCCCAGTCCATGGACAACCTTTCCCAGATGGACAAGCAGATCCTGGTGGAACGCCATCTGATCAGCCGCGAACATGCGGCCAAGAGCGCCGGCAGCGGAGTGGTGTTGAATCGGGAGGAAACCCTCTGCGTGATGATCAACGAGGAGGACCACCTGCGCATGCAGGCCCTGCGGCCCGGCCTCCAGCTGAAGCAGGCCTGGATGGCGATTGATCAGGTCGACTCCAAGCTGGAGCGTAAGTTGGAGTATGCCTTCAGCCCGCAGCTGGGGTATCTGACTGCCTGTCCCACGAATTTGGGAACTGGCATTCGGGTGAGCGCCATGTTGCATCTTCCGGGCTTGGTTCTGGCCGAGCAGATCAACCAAATTATCCAGGCGGTCAACAAGCTGGGGTTGGCGGTGCGTGGCCTCTACGGCGAGGGCACGGAGGCCTTGGGCAATGTGTTCCAAGTTTCTAACCAACGAACGCTCGGGGAGACCGAGGCGGAGATCGTGGAGCGTCTCAACAAGGTTTTGGCTCAGATTATCGAGCACGAGGAAAACGCCCGGGCCGGTTTGCTCGAGAAAAAGCCCAAGGTCGTGTTCAACCATATCGGCCGGGCCTACGGCATCCTGGCCAACGCGCACAGCATCTCGTCCAAGGAGACGATGAATTTGCTCTCCCTGATGCGTCTCGGAGTGGATCTGAACATGTTCCCGGACCTGGATCGCGCGCTGGTGGATGAGCTGTTCGTCATCACTCAGCCGGCGCATCTCCAGAAGCAATTTTCCGAGAAGCTGGGGGCCGATGAACGCGATTTGCTGCGGTCGGACATGCTTCGCGACCGGTTGCGAAATGTGCGGAGGCCGGTGCCCAGTCCATTGGTGCCGGCGACCCCTCCCGTAGCTGAGAAGCCCCCGGGCGGGGAGTAG